The nucleotide sequence CCCGATCTCGGAGATCATGGCGCAGACGCCGGACATCCCCGACAACTGCCAGTGGGGCGTCTTCCTCCGCAACCACGACGAGCTGACGCTCGAGATGGTCACCGACGAGGAACGCGACTACATGTGGGACGAGTACGCCAAGGACCCCCGCATGAAGGCCAACATCGGCATCCGCCGCCGGCTGGCCCCGCTGCTGGACAACGACGTCAACACCCTCGAGCTGTTCAACGCCCTGCTCCTGTCGCTGCCGGGCTCGCCGGTCCTGTACTACGGCGACGAGATCGGCATGGGCGACAACATCTGGCTCGGTGACCGCGACGGCGTCCGCACCCCGATGCAGTGGACCCCCGACCGCAACGGCGGCTTCTCCACCGCCGACCCGCAGCGCATGTACCTGCCGCTGAACCAGGACCCGGTCTACGGCTACCAGGTCACCAACGTCGAGTCGCAGCTGCGCAACACCAACTCGCTGCTGCAGTGGGTCCGCCGGATGATCCAGGTGCGCAGCCAGCACCCGACGTTCGGCCTGGGCAGCTTCGAGGAGGTCGGCTCCCGGAACCCGACGGTCCTCTCGTTCGTCCGCCGGTTCGGCGACGACGTGGTGCTCTGCGTCAACAACCTGTCCCGGTTCCCGCAGCCGGTGGAGCTCGACCTGCGCGAGTTCGAGGGCTACACGCCGGTCGAGCTCACTGGCCGGGTGGAGTTCCCGCAGATCGGCGTCCTGCCGTACATGCTCACGCTCGCCGGGCACGGCTTCTACTGGTTCGAGCTCTCCAAGCCGATCGAGCCGGCGTCCGACGAGCACGAGGACTGGGCCAGCGCCACGTCGAGCGCCGTCGCCGACACCCTGCTGGCCGCCGGTGTCGTCAGCGACGCCGACGAGACACCGTCCGACGAGTCCGGAGGACCCCGATGAGCGCCGCACCGCGAAGTGCCCTGACCGACCTGTTCCGCGAGTGGATCCCCCAGCAGCGGTGGTTCGGCGGCAAGGGCAGGGAGTGGGCGGGCGTCACCGAAGAGGGGTTCTTCCTCGACCGCGGCAACCCGGTGCTCTCGGTGCACCGGGTGCGCATCGAGTACGCCGACGGCGCCCGCGAGACCTACCTCGTCCCGCTGTCCTGGCGCGACCACCCCGCCGAGGAGCTGGAGTCGGCGCTCGTCGGGGCGGTGGCCAACGACGGGCAGGAGACCTTCGCCTACGACGCGATGCGGGACCGCGACTCCACCACCCCCTGGCTGATCCACCTGGCCCAGGGCTCGTCGGTGGGCCCGATGCACTTCTCCCCCGCCGCCGAGGGCGACATCCCGGACGGCCTGCCCGGCGACATCGTCTCCACCGAGCAGAGCAACACCTCCCTGGTCTACGGCCAGGAAGCGATCTTCAAGCTGTTCCGCCGGCTGGAGCCGGGCCTGAACCCCGACGTCGAGATCCACGGCGCGCTGCGCAGCACGGACAATCCGCACATCGCCGGGCTGCTGGGTCACGTCGAGATCGACGACCGCGACGGGGGTGAGCCGGCCACCGTCGCCATGCTGCAGACCTTCGTGCCCAACGCCAGCGACGGCTGGCGCCTCGCCACGGCCAGCGTCCGCGACCTCTACGCCGAGGGCGACCTGCACGCCGACGAGGTCGGCGGCGACTTCGCCGCCGACAGCGAGCGGCTCGGCGCGGCGACGGCCTCCGTGCACGCCGACATGGCGCGGGTGCTGCCCACGGAGGAGGCGGCGCCGGAGTGGTTCGCCACCGTGGCGCGGCAGATGACCGAGCGGCTGCAGGCGGCGATCGAGGTCGTCCCGCAGCTGCAGGAGCACGCCGACGCCCTCCGCGAGGTGTACGCGGCCGTGGCCGGCAGCAGCGAGCAGGTCGTCCGCCAGCGGGTGCACGGTGACCTCCACCTGGGCCAGGTGCTCCGCACGGTCAGCGGCTGGATCATCCTCGACTTCGAGGGTGAGCCCGCCCGCCCGCTCGCCGCCCGCCGGGAGCTCGACAGCCCGCTGCGCGACGTCGCCGGGATGCTGCGCAGCTTCGACTACGCCGCCCGGCACATGCTCGTCGAGCAGCCGGAGGACTCGCAGCGCGAGTACCGCGCACAGGAGTGGGCGGCCCGCAACCGGGCGGCCTTCTGCGCCGGCTACTCCCACGCGAGCGGCCTCGACCCGTGCGGGGAGTCACCACTCCTTCGGGCGTTCGAGGCCGACAAGGCGGTTTACGAATGCGTCTACGAGGCGAGGAACCGTCCGAACTGGCTGATGATCCCGCTGCAGTCGCTCTCCCGGCTCGTCGGCCGGGACTGAGCACCGACCGAGGCCATCCAACCGAGCGCCCAGAGACCGAGAGACGGACGAGGACGGCGAGACGATGACGACCGACGACCGAGGCGAGAGCCCCGTGGCCGACAAGGACGATCTCCAGCGCGCCGTGGACGAGAAGGTGTCCCAGGCCGAAGCGGCCGCCGGCGGGCCGGTGGTGAACGCCGAACCGGCGAAGAAGACCACCCGCCGCACCGCCAAGAAGGCCCCCGCCAGCTCCGACGGCGAGGCCGCCGAGAAGCCGGCCAAGAAGGCCGCGGCTGCGAAGAAGGCCGCCCCGGCCAAGAAGGCGGCGCCGGCGAAGAAGGCTGCCGCACCGGGCACGAAGGCGACCGCGGCCAAGCGGTCGACGGCGAAGAAGGTGGCGGCCGAGCCGACGGCGACCGAGGCCACCCCCGAACCGGGGAGCGAGGAGACCGAGGTCACCGCCAACCCCGTCGTGGCCCCGGCACCGATCGCCGAGCCCGGCAACCCCTCCGGCGCGCCGGCGCCCCAGCCGGAGGCACCGAGCCCCGACCCGGCCCAGCCCAGCACGCCGCAGGCCCCGGACGGCGGCGCCGGTGACCGGTCGGCCGGTGCGGCCGAGCCGGCGGCCCCGGTCGCGGCCGGTGGCCTGGCGGCGTCCCCCGGCGAGGGCGACGCGGCCACCGGGCCGGAGGTCGAGGAGTTCAGCGAGGAGGACCTGCGGGCGATCGTCGAGGGCTGGTCCACCGACCCGCACCGCATCCTCGGCGCCCACCGCACCGCGGAGGGCTGGGCGGTCCGCACCCTGCGCCCGGACGCGATCGCCGTCGCCGTCATCGACGAGGACGGCAGCCGCTACGAGGCCACCCGGCTGCACGACGGCGGGATCCACGCCGCGAGCCTCCCCCGCCAGCCGGGGGACTACCGCATCGAGGTCGGGTACCCCGACGGCGAGGGCGGCACCACCACCTACACCGTCGACGACCCGTTCCGCTGGCTGCCCACGCTGGGCCCGGTGGACGAGCACCTCATCCGCGAGGGGCGTCACGAGCGGCTCTGGGAGGTCCTGGGCGCCCACGTCCGGCGGTACGAGACGCCCGGCGGGACGATCGAGGGCGTCTCCTTCGCCGTCTGGGCGCCGAGCGCCCGCGGCGTCAAGGTGACCGGCGACTTCGACTACTGGGAGGCCCGCGCCTACCCGATGCGGCTGCTGGGTTCCTCCGGCGTCTGGGAGATCTTCGTGCCCGGCGTGAAGGTCGGCACCCGCTACCGGTACCACGTGCTCGGCGCCGACGGCACCTGGCGCGAGAAGGCCGACCCGCTCGCCTTCGAGACCGAGGTGCCGCCGCTGAACGCCTCGGTCGTCACCGAGTCCACCTACGAGTGGCGAGACGACGACTGGCTGGCCACCCGCGCCGAGGCCGGCTGGCACCAGCGGCCGATGAGCGTCTACGAGGTGCACGCCGGCTCGTGGCGCCAGGGCCTGTCCTACCGCGAGATGGCCGACGAGCTGGTCGACTACGTCCGGGACGCCGGGTTCACCCACATCGAGTTCATGCCGCTGGCCGAGCACCCCTTCGGCGGCTCGTGGGGCTACCAGGTCACCTCGTACTACGCGCCCACGTCCCGCTTCGGCACCCCCGACGACCTCCGCTACCTGATCGACCGCGCCCACCAGGCCGGCATCGGCATCATCGTCGACTGGGTGCCCGCGCACTTCCCGAAGGACGAGTGGGCGCTGGCCCGGTTCGACGGCACCTCGCTCTACGAGCACGGCGACCCGCGCCGGGGCGAGCAGTTGGACTGGGGCACGTACGTGTTCGACTTCGGCCGCTCGGAGGTCCGCAACTTCCTGGTCGCGAACGCCCTGTACTGGGCCAAGGAGTTCCACATCGACGGCATCCGCGTGGACGCGGTCGCCTCGATGCTCTACCTGGACTACTCCCGCAGCGAGTGGCTGCCCAACAAGTACGGCGGCCGGGAGAACCTCGAGGCGGTCGCGTTCCTGCAGGAGTTCAACGCCACGGTCTACCGCGAGGTCCCCGGGATCATGACGATCGCCGAGGAGTCCACCGCCTGGCCGGGGGTGACCCGCCCGACGCACCTCGGCGGCCTGGGGTTCGGCTTCAAGTGGAACATGGGCTGGATGCACGACTCGCTGTCCTACGTGGAGCGGGAGCCGATCTACCGCAGCTACCACCACGGCCAGCTCACGTTCTCGATGCACTACGCGTACAGCGAGAACTACGTGCTGCCGATCAGCCACGACGAGGTCGTCTACGGCAAGGGCTCGATGCTCGGCAAGATGCCGGGCGACCGGTGGCAGCAGCTGGCCAACCTGCGGGCCTACCTCGGCTACATGTGGGCGCACCCCGGCAAGCAGCTGCTGTTCATGGGCTCGGAGTTCGCCCAGGACTCCGAGTGGGCGGAGAG is from Blastococcus sp. HT6-4 and encodes:
- the treS gene encoding maltose alpha-D-glucosyltransferase; its protein translation is MSVPVPDSRSNHTPLPPPGTDPEWYKRAVFYEVLVRGFADSNADGVGDLRGMIDKLDYLQWLGVDCLWLPPFFASPLRDGGYDVSDYTAVLPEFGDIEDFREFLTEAHARGMRVIIDFVMNHTSDQHPWFQASRSDPDGPYGDFYVWADDDTGYADARIIFVDTESSNWTFDPVRKQYFWHRFFSHQPDLNFENPKVQEAIIDALRFWLDLGIDGFRLDAVPYLFEEEGTNCENLPRTHEFLKHVRKVVDADYPDTVLLCEANQWPADVVEYFGENGDECQMAFHFPVMPRLFMAVRREQRFPISEIMAQTPDIPDNCQWGVFLRNHDELTLEMVTDEERDYMWDEYAKDPRMKANIGIRRRLAPLLDNDVNTLELFNALLLSLPGSPVLYYGDEIGMGDNIWLGDRDGVRTPMQWTPDRNGGFSTADPQRMYLPLNQDPVYGYQVTNVESQLRNTNSLLQWVRRMIQVRSQHPTFGLGSFEEVGSRNPTVLSFVRRFGDDVVLCVNNLSRFPQPVELDLREFEGYTPVELTGRVEFPQIGVLPYMLTLAGHGFYWFELSKPIEPASDEHEDWASATSSAVADTLLAAGVVSDADETPSDESGGPR
- a CDS encoding maltokinase N-terminal cap-like domain-containing protein, which produces MSAAPRSALTDLFREWIPQQRWFGGKGREWAGVTEEGFFLDRGNPVLSVHRVRIEYADGARETYLVPLSWRDHPAEELESALVGAVANDGQETFAYDAMRDRDSTTPWLIHLAQGSSVGPMHFSPAAEGDIPDGLPGDIVSTEQSNTSLVYGQEAIFKLFRRLEPGLNPDVEIHGALRSTDNPHIAGLLGHVEIDDRDGGEPATVAMLQTFVPNASDGWRLATASVRDLYAEGDLHADEVGGDFAADSERLGAATASVHADMARVLPTEEAAPEWFATVARQMTERLQAAIEVVPQLQEHADALREVYAAVAGSSEQVVRQRVHGDLHLGQVLRTVSGWIILDFEGEPARPLAARRELDSPLRDVAGMLRSFDYAARHMLVEQPEDSQREYRAQEWAARNRAAFCAGYSHASGLDPCGESPLLRAFEADKAVYECVYEARNRPNWLMIPLQSLSRLVGRD
- the glgB gene encoding 1,4-alpha-glucan branching protein GlgB — protein: MTTDDRGESPVADKDDLQRAVDEKVSQAEAAAGGPVVNAEPAKKTTRRTAKKAPASSDGEAAEKPAKKAAAAKKAAPAKKAAPAKKAAAPGTKATAAKRSTAKKVAAEPTATEATPEPGSEETEVTANPVVAPAPIAEPGNPSGAPAPQPEAPSPDPAQPSTPQAPDGGAGDRSAGAAEPAAPVAAGGLAASPGEGDAATGPEVEEFSEEDLRAIVEGWSTDPHRILGAHRTAEGWAVRTLRPDAIAVAVIDEDGSRYEATRLHDGGIHAASLPRQPGDYRIEVGYPDGEGGTTTYTVDDPFRWLPTLGPVDEHLIREGRHERLWEVLGAHVRRYETPGGTIEGVSFAVWAPSARGVKVTGDFDYWEARAYPMRLLGSSGVWEIFVPGVKVGTRYRYHVLGADGTWREKADPLAFETEVPPLNASVVTESTYEWRDDDWLATRAEAGWHQRPMSVYEVHAGSWRQGLSYREMADELVDYVRDAGFTHIEFMPLAEHPFGGSWGYQVTSYYAPTSRFGTPDDLRYLIDRAHQAGIGIIVDWVPAHFPKDEWALARFDGTSLYEHGDPRRGEQLDWGTYVFDFGRSEVRNFLVANALYWAKEFHIDGIRVDAVASMLYLDYSRSEWLPNKYGGRENLEAVAFLQEFNATVYREVPGIMTIAEESTAWPGVTRPTHLGGLGFGFKWNMGWMHDSLSYVEREPIYRSYHHGQLTFSMHYAYSENYVLPISHDEVVYGKGSMLGKMPGDRWQQLANLRAYLGYMWAHPGKQLLFMGSEFAQDSEWAESRSLDWWHLDDPAHRGVLQLVSDLNGRYKELDALWSLDVDAAGFQWIDANDASGNVLSFLRFGAAPAAGTALEGVVSGADDDDAADEPAPAEGSVLACVVNFSGAPHHEYRIGLPRGGQWREVLNTDAEGYGGSGVGNYGGVEAVAEPWHGQPYSATISAPPLGTVWFEHQG